In one window of Ketogulonicigenium robustum DNA:
- the mbhE gene encoding hydrogen gas-evolving membrane-bound hydrogenase subunit E encodes MTRTFAGYGAAALVALICAVLASYLPAVTSGQIPTFGIDWAPALGIRLSFMLDGLSLLFALLISGIGSLIFLYATGYMGNHPRFRGFIATLFAFMIAMLGLVMARDLITLFLFWELTSVTSYLLIGFNHDSPQARRNALQAMLITAGGGLALLAGFILIETAAGSYDLAQILSGPGLQNNPHYTAILILVLLGAFTKSAQFPFHFWLPNAMAAPTPVSAYLHSATMVKAGVYLLARLHPTLADTTAWSITLGTLGATTAVLASVLALRQSDMKQALAYTTLMALGTITLFLAGSGPYALTAALTFLVAHALYKATLFMVVGAIDHSTGTRQIAALGGLRRAMPLTALAAVLAAASMAGLPPLVGWIAKELLYAGALTLHPASLATAAALAANALMVAVAATLAIRPFFGADKPTPIPAHEAPWTMLLGPLLLAALGLVTGLAAPQTLGPLIEASLTTSLAQPRAAGLHLWAGWNLPLFLSGVTFAAGALIFALRAPIVRWLDTIFTALPRFDTGWDRALDAFKAGTAWQTRALQTGRLTDYLLVTFIVIAGAITGTVLAVQPQISAAVAGTPFLWLIAALTGAGGVAALTTRSRIAAIAGLGTVGIGVAVIFLYFGAPDVATTQLMVETLAAVLFAIGALRLPAVAETRTRRRQILHAALAATIGVGVTLTILAIGAHPLDRHITTYFEENAYTLAHGLNIVNVILVDFRAFDTFGELIVVLLAAFGARAVLKRKRGRNT; translated from the coding sequence ATGACACGAACCTTCGCCGGCTACGGCGCAGCGGCGCTGGTCGCCCTGATCTGCGCCGTGCTGGCCAGCTACCTGCCCGCCGTCACCTCGGGGCAGATACCAACTTTCGGAATCGACTGGGCGCCCGCGCTAGGGATTCGCCTGTCGTTCATGCTCGACGGGCTGTCGCTGCTGTTCGCGCTGCTGATCAGCGGTATCGGCAGCCTGATCTTCCTCTATGCGACCGGATACATGGGCAACCACCCGCGCTTTCGTGGCTTCATTGCCACCCTCTTCGCCTTCATGATCGCGATGCTGGGGCTGGTGATGGCGCGCGACCTGATCACGCTGTTTCTGTTTTGGGAACTCACCAGCGTCACCAGCTACCTGCTGATCGGCTTCAACCACGACAGCCCGCAAGCGCGGCGCAACGCGCTGCAAGCCATGCTGATCACCGCCGGGGGCGGGCTGGCGCTGCTGGCGGGGTTCATCCTGATCGAAACCGCAGCAGGCAGCTACGATCTGGCGCAGATCCTGTCCGGGCCGGGACTACAGAACAACCCGCACTACACCGCCATCCTGATCCTCGTGCTGCTGGGGGCGTTTACCAAATCGGCGCAATTCCCGTTCCACTTCTGGCTGCCAAACGCGATGGCGGCCCCCACGCCGGTGTCGGCCTACCTCCACTCGGCCACGATGGTGAAGGCGGGGGTCTACCTGCTGGCACGGCTGCACCCCACGCTCGCAGACACAACCGCATGGAGCATAACACTCGGCACCCTCGGCGCGACGACCGCCGTTCTTGCGTCCGTCCTTGCGCTGCGCCAAAGCGATATGAAGCAGGCGCTGGCCTATACCACGCTGATGGCACTGGGCACGATCACGCTGTTTCTGGCTGGCTCGGGCCCCTACGCGCTGACGGCGGCCCTGACATTCCTTGTCGCGCACGCCCTTTATAAAGCCACCCTGTTCATGGTCGTCGGCGCGATCGACCACAGCACCGGCACACGCCAGATCGCGGCCCTCGGCGGCCTGCGCCGTGCGATGCCGCTGACCGCGCTGGCGGCGGTGCTGGCGGCGGCGTCGATGGCAGGGCTGCCCCCGCTGGTCGGATGGATCGCGAAAGAACTCCTCTATGCCGGCGCACTGACGCTGCACCCCGCCAGCCTTGCAACAGCTGCGGCGCTGGCGGCAAACGCGCTGATGGTCGCCGTCGCCGCCACACTCGCCATCCGCCCCTTTTTCGGCGCGGACAAGCCAACCCCCATCCCCGCGCACGAGGCCCCGTGGACGATGTTGCTCGGCCCGCTGCTGCTCGCGGCCCTCGGGCTGGTGACGGGCCTTGCCGCCCCGCAAACCTTGGGCCCGTTGATCGAGGCGAGCCTCACCACCAGCCTCGCACAACCACGCGCGGCAGGGCTGCACCTCTGGGCGGGGTGGAACCTGCCGCTCTTCCTCAGCGGGGTGACATTCGCGGCGGGCGCGCTGATCTTCGCGCTGCGGGCCCCCATCGTGCGCTGGCTCGACACCATCTTCACCGCCCTGCCGCGCTTTGACACAGGCTGGGATCGCGCGCTGGACGCGTTCAAAGCGGGGACGGCGTGGCAAACGCGCGCGCTGCAAACCGGGCGACTGACCGACTACTTGCTGGTCACCTTCATCGTCATCGCGGGCGCGATCACGGGCACCGTGTTGGCCGTGCAGCCCCAGATCAGCGCGGCCGTCGCGGGCACGCCGTTCCTGTGGTTGATCGCAGCACTGACAGGCGCAGGCGGGGTGGCCGCGCTGACCACGCGCTCGCGCATCGCGGCCATCGCGGGGCTTGGCACCGTCGGCATCGGCGTTGCGGTCATCTTCCTCTATTTCGGCGCGCCCGACGTGGCGACAACGCAGCTGATGGTGGAAACCCTCGCCGCGGTGCTGTTTGCCATCGGCGCGCTGCGCCTGCCCGCCGTAGCAGAAACCCGCACCCGCCGCCGGCAAATCCTGCACGCGGCCCTTGCCGCCACCATCGGCGTCGGCGTCACGCTAACCATTCTGGCCATCGGCGCGCACCCGCTTGACCGGCACATCACCACGTATTTTGAGGAAAACGCCTACACCCTCGCCCACGGGCTGAACATCGTGAACGTCATCCTGGTCGACTTCCGCGCCTTCGACACCTTCGGCGAACTGATCGTCGTCCTGCTGGCGGCCTTTGGCGCACGCGCCGTCCTGAAACGCAAAAGGGGCCGTAACACATGA
- a CDS encoding MnhB domain-containing protein, which produces MNSLILRVGARLLTGLFLVVSLYVLLRGHNSPGGGFIGGLIGVAGFVLYSFATDTAQTRAALRADPRRIGVWGMILALVSGAVSGLAGLAPFTGLWLIVHGIALSSVLAFDIGVYLAVFGAILTLVFTLEETS; this is translated from the coding sequence ATGAACTCGCTCATCCTGCGCGTCGGGGCACGGCTGCTGACGGGGCTGTTTCTGGTGGTCTCGCTTTATGTGCTGCTGCGGGGGCATAACAGCCCGGGCGGCGGCTTCATCGGAGGGCTGATCGGGGTGGCGGGCTTCGTCCTTTACAGCTTTGCCACCGACACCGCGCAAACGCGCGCCGCCCTGCGCGCCGATCCGCGCCGGATCGGGGTCTGGGGCATGATTCTTGCGCTGGTGTCGGGGGCGGTATCGGGGCTTGCGGGCCTCGCCCCATTCACCGGCCTTTGGCTAATTGTGCACGGCATCGCCCTCTCCAGCGTCCTCGCGTTCGACATCGGCGTCTACCTCGCCGTCTTCGGTGCCATCCTGACACTGGTTTTCACCCTCGAGGAGACGTCCTGA
- a CDS encoding NADH-quinone oxidoreductase subunit K, producing the protein METIVALLSGFLVALAVWLMLSGNLLRFLFGLLLLSNGINLAILAAGRLTAGSPPLLGAGGALPAAQMANALPQALLLTAIVIGFGLFAFALALTIHAYRTFGHLDVDRMRLAEPQPPGPKAK; encoded by the coding sequence ATGGAAACGATCGTCGCCCTTCTGTCCGGCTTTCTAGTGGCCCTCGCGGTCTGGCTGATGCTGTCGGGCAACCTGCTGCGGTTCCTGTTCGGGCTGCTGCTGCTGTCGAACGGCATCAATCTGGCCATTCTGGCCGCAGGGCGGCTGACGGCAGGCAGCCCCCCGCTGCTCGGGGCGGGCGGCGCGCTGCCTGCCGCGCAAATGGCGAACGCCCTGCCCCAAGCGCTGCTGCTGACTGCCATCGTCATCGGCTTCGGCCTCTTTGCCTTTGCACTGGCGCTGACCATCCACGCCTATCGCACCTTCGGCCACCTCGATGTCGACCGCATGCGCTTGGCCGAACCGCAACCTCCTGGACCAAAGGCGAAATGA